One window of the Pseudofrankia sp. DC12 genome contains the following:
- a CDS encoding GNAT family N-acetyltransferase, whose translation MPGKRRLTDVTARHRFELDIDGALAGFVTYSLHAGIIAFNHTETLPEFAGQGVGGDLARGVLDEARARHLKVWPRCLFINAWIGKHPDFADLVDPEWSTEREPAG comes from the coding sequence ATGCCTGGTAAGCGCAGGTTGACCGATGTGACCGCGCGGCACCGGTTCGAGCTGGACATCGATGGCGCTCTGGCCGGGTTCGTCACCTACTCGCTGCACGCAGGGATCATCGCTTTCAACCACACGGAGACACTTCCGGAGTTCGCTGGTCAGGGCGTCGGAGGTGACCTCGCCCGCGGTGTGCTCGACGAGGCGCGTGCCCGCCACCTGAAGGTCTGGCCGCGTTGCCTCTTCATCAACGCCTGGATCGGCAAGCACCCCGACTTCGCGGACCTTGTCGACCCCGAGTGGAGCACCGAGCGCGAACCAGCAGGCTGA
- a CDS encoding TetR family transcriptional regulator, which yields MPRAVIATDPATRNAVLSAAAECFVRHDVTRTTAADIARGAGISRVVEVERTRPDPDAYLAGPGHG from the coding sequence ATGCCGCGGGCAGTGATCGCGACGGACCCGGCCACCAGGAACGCGGTGCTGTCGGCGGCGGCGGAATGCTTCGTCCGGCATGACGTCACCCGGACGACCGCCGCCGACATCGCCCGTGGCGCCGGCATCTCCCGGGTCGTTGAAGTCGAGCGAACCCGCCCCGACCCGGATGCGTACCTCGCCGGGCCCGGGCACGGGTAA
- a CDS encoding FtsK/SpoIIIE domain-containing protein — translation MTVRHATTGASRDVEITVEPATPVASILAALPLPAAGRPCYVGEQLLDPAATVGESPLLQGATVSIGAPGPRQRATEPGAVGALRVVDGHDAGLVAWLAPGRRTAARAGDADLVLHCEQASREHVEIEIDVLGRAAAVDAGSFNGTFLGGERLTEPASLPAGALLTVGSDRMEWVPLPAAGLVTKPGGDGRLDFDRTFVSPPAVQPAEIVLPTPPTRPATSRLGTWLSALLPVAMGLVLAVVTHRTLVLLMCLLGPIGVIGTQFSDRRQRRLDRERYDEATAAVARDLAVRLADEERVRRAQAPDLVDLTLAATGASRQLWPRNADSPDGLCLRLGVGTATPSFAIRGERWAGFREPALRGIPLTVDLRTVGVFGIVGSTAEAASLARWLLIQLGTLRSPDDLRLVLITSNDDADLAWATWLPHAGDGEAGDLPCWLGNTATTRADRVRELRELISIRLAERRGNTQVRYQEDVVVLLDGALALRNLPGMKAILRDGPEAGVYVLAVDRTAPNECRGTCVVDDQLALELTRGRGEPPIRGRAEGLGADLAAELARAVAPMRDRLSLGGTSASIPREVRLLDLLGIQRPTARAVAELWATCPGPATRVVLGAGADGPVTVDLAAQGPHAMLAGATGTGKSILLQTLVTSLLLANTPDELNLVLIDFKGGSAFLPFENCPHVVALLRSTGETAAEVFDEAAARRVLASVRAEVHRRERLLARYGGEIDEYWRALRVGGPSTPLPRLVLVFDEFARVLETSPDFLSELVNVAAKGRSLGMHLVLATQSLQGKLSAELKNNIDLRITLRQNEPADSVEVLGVPDAAAIPGRLRGRGLILFTKDETRAPRPFQSGYLGDPPPADGAPPARVRVVDWGALGLPRPEAKIDHRGAATDQTLTIRAIEEAAVHAALPAPFRPLLPPLPADLTIADLAAAATTPVGATEIPLGLADEPAAQAQPPLVFDLAGTDRLLVAGGPQSGRTTLAGALVAGVASRFRPDEAHIYVIERQPAGLDAYAALPHCGAVVSIAEPDRVRRLAAWLHEEVSIRRTARVGPAGLADAGQAPLTGRPGASSRWPWILLIVDGWEHFENRADPNFVETTPLQELREVIAAGPPVGIHVVLLGGQDLAGSRTAALYTRRLLLPFGKEELRRLHYPTGTASPPDLPGRAVDAATGTHVHLARSHLSAGRLTEYVTQLQLGPAPRDARASGLRPAPGRSGTGKPARTDRPSRSNPAANGRPPAGAGSGTHRNAFLPPAAVVPLAVGLPRAFPSMPIRVRADELPPPHPAPSATWLPLGVGGKEVTAVGVDLFGPGPHALLVSGSPGSGRTTAAATIIRVLRRAGVGALVVAPPRSPLPALLGDGDQGIRLVRAGDVKDTWLREAAAAFDGGRFAVIVDDCDHLTIEPTVVNFADARTLLEEAASPAAAGHQALVLCGDAVPILNGQRRALLKVTNEIRTSGGVLLLTPTSPHTARDHNLRLEPDQLFATPPGRGYLTIRGATTLIQLAT, via the coding sequence GTGACGGTGCGACACGCGACCACCGGGGCGAGCCGTGACGTCGAGATCACCGTGGAGCCCGCCACGCCCGTCGCGTCCATCCTGGCCGCGTTGCCGCTGCCGGCCGCCGGCCGTCCGTGCTACGTCGGTGAGCAGCTGCTCGACCCGGCGGCCACTGTGGGGGAGAGCCCGCTGCTCCAGGGCGCGACGGTCAGCATCGGCGCGCCCGGCCCGCGTCAGCGAGCGACGGAGCCGGGAGCAGTCGGTGCGCTGAGGGTCGTCGACGGCCATGACGCGGGGCTCGTCGCCTGGCTCGCGCCCGGCCGGCGCACGGCGGCCCGCGCCGGTGACGCCGACCTCGTCCTGCACTGCGAACAGGCGTCCCGCGAGCACGTCGAGATCGAGATCGACGTCCTCGGCCGAGCGGCAGCCGTCGACGCCGGGTCCTTCAACGGCACCTTCCTCGGCGGCGAGCGGCTGACCGAGCCTGCGTCACTGCCGGCCGGCGCGTTACTCACGGTCGGCTCCGACCGGATGGAATGGGTTCCGCTTCCGGCCGCCGGCCTGGTCACGAAGCCGGGTGGTGACGGCCGGCTTGACTTCGACCGGACGTTCGTCTCCCCACCGGCCGTCCAGCCAGCCGAGATCGTGCTGCCGACGCCACCGACCCGGCCGGCCACCTCACGGCTGGGTACGTGGCTCTCGGCGCTGCTGCCGGTGGCGATGGGCCTGGTGCTCGCGGTGGTCACGCACCGGACGCTGGTCCTGCTGATGTGCCTGCTGGGGCCGATCGGGGTGATCGGCACCCAGTTCAGCGACCGGCGCCAACGCCGGCTCGACCGCGAGCGTTATGACGAAGCCACGGCCGCCGTGGCCCGTGATCTCGCCGTGCGGCTCGCCGACGAGGAGAGGGTCCGCCGGGCGCAGGCACCCGATCTGGTCGACCTCACACTTGCGGCGACGGGCGCCAGCCGGCAGCTGTGGCCGCGCAACGCGGACTCGCCGGATGGGTTGTGCTTACGGCTCGGTGTCGGCACCGCCACGCCTTCGTTCGCGATCCGGGGCGAGCGCTGGGCCGGCTTCCGGGAGCCCGCGCTACGCGGGATCCCCCTGACGGTGGACCTGCGTACCGTCGGAGTGTTTGGAATCGTCGGGTCGACGGCTGAGGCGGCCTCGCTCGCCCGATGGCTGCTGATCCAGCTCGGCACGCTGCGCAGCCCCGATGACCTGCGCCTCGTGCTCATCACCTCGAACGACGACGCCGACCTCGCCTGGGCGACCTGGCTACCGCACGCAGGCGACGGCGAGGCCGGCGATCTCCCCTGCTGGCTGGGGAACACGGCCACGACCCGGGCCGACCGGGTCCGCGAGCTCCGCGAGCTGATCTCGATCCGGCTGGCCGAAAGACGCGGGAACACCCAGGTCCGCTACCAGGAGGACGTCGTCGTCCTGCTGGACGGCGCTCTCGCCTTGCGCAACCTGCCTGGCATGAAGGCGATCCTTCGCGACGGTCCCGAGGCCGGGGTCTACGTCCTCGCGGTCGACCGGACCGCGCCGAACGAATGCCGCGGCACCTGCGTCGTCGACGACCAGCTCGCCCTGGAGCTCACCCGCGGGCGCGGCGAGCCGCCGATCCGTGGCCGCGCGGAGGGCCTCGGCGCCGACCTGGCAGCGGAGCTCGCCCGCGCCGTCGCGCCGATGCGGGACCGGCTGAGCCTGGGTGGCACCTCGGCGAGCATTCCCCGGGAGGTCCGGCTTCTCGACCTGCTCGGCATCCAACGGCCGACCGCCCGTGCCGTCGCCGAGCTGTGGGCCACGTGCCCGGGACCGGCCACCCGCGTCGTGCTCGGCGCGGGCGCCGACGGACCCGTCACCGTCGACCTCGCCGCGCAGGGACCGCACGCCATGCTCGCCGGCGCGACCGGCACGGGCAAGAGCATCCTGCTGCAGACGCTGGTGACCTCCCTGTTGCTGGCGAACACGCCAGACGAGCTGAATCTGGTGCTCATCGACTTCAAAGGCGGCAGCGCGTTCCTTCCGTTCGAGAACTGTCCCCATGTGGTCGCGTTGCTGCGCTCGACCGGGGAGACGGCTGCCGAGGTGTTCGACGAGGCGGCCGCCCGGCGCGTGCTCGCCTCGGTCCGAGCCGAGGTCCACCGGCGGGAACGGCTGCTCGCCCGGTACGGCGGCGAGATCGACGAGTACTGGCGCGCCCTCCGCGTCGGAGGCCCGTCGACGCCCCTACCGCGGCTCGTCCTTGTGTTCGACGAGTTCGCCCGGGTGCTGGAGACGTCCCCGGACTTCCTGAGTGAGCTGGTCAACGTCGCCGCCAAGGGCCGGTCGCTCGGAATGCACCTCGTACTGGCCACCCAGTCGCTGCAGGGAAAGCTGTCCGCCGAGCTGAAGAACAACATCGACCTGCGGATCACCCTCCGGCAGAACGAGCCGGCCGACAGCGTCGAGGTCCTCGGCGTCCCCGACGCGGCGGCCATCCCTGGCCGGCTGCGTGGCCGCGGCTTGATCCTTTTCACCAAGGACGAGACCCGCGCGCCGCGGCCGTTCCAGTCCGGCTACCTCGGCGACCCGCCCCCCGCCGACGGCGCGCCGCCGGCCCGAGTCCGCGTCGTCGACTGGGGCGCGCTCGGCCTCCCGCGGCCGGAGGCGAAGATCGACCACCGTGGTGCCGCCACCGATCAGACCCTGACCATCCGCGCCATCGAGGAAGCGGCCGTCCACGCAGCCCTACCGGCGCCGTTTCGGCCCCTGCTGCCGCCGTTGCCCGCCGACCTGACGATCGCCGATCTGGCCGCCGCCGCGACGACACCGGTGGGCGCCACCGAGATCCCGCTCGGGCTGGCCGACGAACCGGCCGCCCAGGCGCAACCGCCGCTGGTCTTCGACCTTGCCGGCACGGATCGACTCCTCGTCGCCGGGGGACCGCAAAGCGGCCGCACCACGCTGGCCGGCGCCCTCGTCGCGGGCGTTGCCTCCCGATTTCGGCCCGACGAGGCTCATATCTACGTGATCGAGCGCCAACCGGCCGGACTAGACGCCTATGCGGCCCTGCCGCACTGCGGCGCCGTCGTCTCCATCGCGGAACCCGACCGCGTGCGCCGGCTGGCCGCCTGGCTGCACGAAGAGGTGAGCATCCGCCGGACCGCCCGGGTTGGCCCGGCTGGTCTCGCCGACGCAGGCCAGGCGCCCCTGACCGGGCGGCCAGGTGCGAGTTCGCGGTGGCCGTGGATCCTCCTGATCGTTGACGGCTGGGAGCACTTCGAGAATCGGGCCGACCCGAACTTCGTCGAGACGACCCCGCTGCAGGAGCTACGGGAGGTGATCGCGGCCGGTCCACCCGTCGGCATCCATGTCGTCCTGCTCGGCGGCCAGGACCTCGCCGGCAGCCGAACCGCGGCCCTGTACACCCGCCGGCTCCTGCTGCCGTTCGGAAAGGAGGAACTCCGCCGGCTGCACTATCCGACCGGCACCGCCAGCCCACCCGACCTGCCCGGCCGGGCCGTCGACGCCGCGACCGGCACGCACGTCCACCTGGCCCGCTCCCACCTCTCGGCGGGCCGCCTGACCGAGTACGTCACCCAGCTCCAGCTCGGCCCCGCACCTCGCGATGCCCGCGCATCGGGGCTACGACCGGCGCCTGGCCGGTCCGGTACCGGAAAGCCGGCCAGGACGGATCGTCCATCCCGGAGCAACCCTGCCGCCAACGGCCGACCCCCGGCCGGGGCCGGATCGGGCACCCACCGCAACGCATTCCTGCCACCGGCGGCGGTCGTTCCGTTGGCCGTTGGACTGCCGCGCGCGTTCCCGTCGATGCCGATCCGCGTGCGAGCCGACGAGCTACCGCCGCCGCATCCTGCGCCTTCCGCGACCTGGCTGCCGCTCGGTGTCGGAGGCAAGGAGGTGACGGCCGTCGGTGTCGACCTGTTCGGTCCGGGCCCGCACGCGCTGCTCGTGTCAGGCTCGCCCGGATCGGGCCGGACCACCGCGGCCGCGACCATCATCAGGGTCCTTCGGCGCGCCGGCGTCGGCGCGCTGGTCGTCGCGCCGCCGAGATCGCCACTGCCCGCCCTGCTCGGCGACGGTGATCAGGGCATCCGCCTCGTCCGCGCCGGCGACGTGAAGGACACCTGGCTCCGCGAAGCCGCCGCGGCCTTCGACGGTGGCCGGTTCGCCGTCATCGTCGACGACTGCGACCACCTCACCATCGAGCCCACGGTCGTCAACTTCGCCGACGCGCGCACGTTGCTGGAAGAAGCCGCCAGCCCAGCCGCCGCCGGACACCAAGCCCTCGTTCTCTGCGGCGACGCCGTTCCCATCCTCAACGGCCAGCGCCGCGCCCTGCTCAAGGTGACCAACGAGATCAGGACCTCCGGCGGCGTCCTCCTGCTAACTCCGACTTCGCCGCACACCGCCCGCGACCACAACCTCCGCCTGGAACCCGACCAACTCTTCGCCACCCCACCCGGCCGCGGCTACCTCACCATCCGGGGAGCCACAACCCTGATCCAGCTGGCAACCTGA
- a CDS encoding DUF4389 domain-containing protein: MPTEPYPDSPPMSAPLPAYAGHPVRLDAEPEPDERLSRWLWLVKWFLIIPHSIILVFLWIAFVLLTVFAFFAILFTGRYPRGIFRFNVGVLRWTWRVRYYAYGALGTDRYPPFTLGDVPDYPARFDVAYPERLSRRLVLVKWWLFAIPQYLVLAALTGTGGWGGGHRILHGDHGLGGSPGLLGLLIAVAAVLLLFRGRYPRPLYDLIIGLDRWTARVIAYAALLTDVYPPFRLDQGGPDPSPTSTPPAPDWPAASTATVTGS, translated from the coding sequence ATGCCAACCGAGCCCTACCCGGACTCCCCGCCCATGTCCGCCCCTTTGCCTGCCTACGCCGGCCACCCCGTCCGTCTCGACGCCGAGCCCGAGCCCGACGAGCGGCTTTCGCGCTGGCTGTGGCTGGTCAAATGGTTCCTCATCATCCCGCACTCGATCATCCTGGTGTTTCTCTGGATCGCGTTCGTCCTGCTCACGGTCTTCGCCTTCTTCGCGATCCTGTTCACCGGCCGCTACCCACGCGGAATCTTCCGGTTCAATGTCGGTGTCCTGCGCTGGACCTGGCGGGTCCGGTACTACGCGTATGGCGCCCTGGGAACCGACCGGTATCCGCCGTTCACGCTCGGTGACGTGCCGGACTATCCGGCCCGTTTCGACGTCGCGTATCCGGAGCGCCTTTCGCGCCGCCTCGTCCTGGTGAAGTGGTGGCTGTTCGCGATCCCGCAGTACCTCGTGCTCGCGGCGCTCACCGGGACCGGCGGCTGGGGCGGCGGCCACCGGATCCTGCACGGTGACCACGGGCTCGGCGGGTCGCCGGGGCTGCTCGGCCTCCTGATCGCGGTCGCCGCCGTGCTTCTGCTGTTCAGGGGCCGCTACCCGCGGCCGCTGTACGACCTGATCATCGGCCTGGATCGGTGGACCGCCAGGGTCATCGCCTACGCGGCCCTGCTGACCGACGTCTACCCGCCGTTCCGGCTCGACCAGGGCGGCCCGGACCCCTCGCCCACGTCCACACCCCCGGCGCCGGACTGGCCGGCCGCGTCCACGGCCACCGTCACCGGCTCTTAA
- a CDS encoding NAD-binding protein, protein MAKVTGHVIVCGLSALGSRVAEQLVASGVEVVVVDDRDPTGSRRRLERSGVRVVPESAHSPEALREADIDTALAVAACGDLDLDNLQTAIAAAEVAPDTRLVVSIDNAQLGDQLSAAIPAATVINMADRVGPSFVEACIRSDVVHAFTLFTDSAFTDSAISREEQASEVFAVVDATVDEADAFRARYGDLTPIALRRQADRDPVLCPPRDIPLAPGDQLTMLGRLAEFDARGLTVAGMHDARTFAEIAAVARRRQERSGTVTLQQSDVGQGSHGRFRALVSTVRGEFDGPFRWALGTVFTIVVLSTVVLRLTYAANDPAAPRDFDAFDALYLTVETMTTVGYGDFNFGAASHALQVFGIFLMLVGALSIAVIYAFITNVIISRRLEKALGRGQAGALRGHVVLCGLGKIGTATMEGLLRAGRDVVVIEREEHNRFLPVARERGVPVVIGDATVRTTLLQAGLGRATAIAALTSDGVANLETALSARDAYEELAQARYERVAARHAASKAGGRSYQRHARGGAGPAPDAAHDEPALRVVLRVADSSMTSEVERRFDIHTVRSAAALASPYFVGAALGYDVISTFYLERTPFLVARMVVRRGAALVGPTLAELATGARILAVTAASVAEPGKTGSNGKTPGRAVNGTEPGRPNLRPSRHTRLRAGDELLVVGPVTEVVDMIRRNQRPSDALASEWLAPAAARGVAEPERRDR, encoded by the coding sequence GTGGCGAAGGTGACGGGGCACGTCATCGTCTGCGGGCTGAGCGCCCTGGGTTCACGGGTGGCCGAGCAGCTGGTGGCGTCTGGAGTCGAGGTCGTGGTCGTCGACGACCGCGACCCGACGGGGTCGCGGCGGCGGCTGGAACGCAGCGGCGTCCGGGTCGTCCCGGAGAGCGCGCACAGCCCAGAGGCGCTGCGCGAGGCGGACATCGACACCGCTCTGGCCGTCGCGGCCTGCGGGGACCTGGATCTGGACAACCTGCAGACCGCGATCGCCGCCGCCGAGGTCGCCCCGGACACGCGGCTGGTCGTGAGCATCGACAACGCGCAGCTCGGGGACCAGCTCTCCGCCGCGATCCCGGCCGCGACCGTGATCAACATGGCGGACCGGGTCGGGCCGAGCTTCGTCGAGGCCTGCATCCGGTCCGACGTGGTGCACGCCTTCACCTTGTTCACGGACTCCGCGTTCACGGACTCCGCGATCAGCCGTGAGGAGCAGGCATCCGAGGTCTTCGCGGTCGTTGACGCCACCGTCGACGAAGCCGACGCGTTCCGGGCCCGCTATGGCGACCTCACCCCGATCGCGCTGCGTCGGCAGGCCGACCGGGACCCAGTGCTCTGCCCACCGAGAGACATTCCGCTGGCGCCGGGGGACCAGCTGACGATGCTGGGGCGTCTCGCCGAGTTCGACGCCCGCGGGCTGACGGTTGCCGGTATGCACGACGCCCGCACGTTCGCTGAGATCGCCGCTGTTGCGCGCAGGCGCCAGGAACGGTCCGGCACCGTCACCCTCCAGCAGAGCGACGTGGGCCAGGGGTCGCATGGCCGGTTCCGGGCGCTGGTCTCGACCGTGCGCGGCGAGTTCGACGGGCCGTTCCGCTGGGCGCTCGGCACCGTGTTCACGATCGTGGTCCTCAGCACCGTCGTCCTGCGGCTGACCTACGCCGCCAACGATCCGGCGGCGCCCCGCGACTTCGACGCTTTCGACGCGCTCTACCTGACGGTCGAGACGATGACGACGGTCGGCTATGGCGACTTCAACTTCGGGGCGGCGAGCCATGCGCTCCAGGTGTTCGGCATCTTCTTGATGCTGGTCGGGGCGCTGTCGATCGCCGTCATCTATGCCTTCATCACCAACGTCATCATCAGCCGGAGGCTGGAGAAGGCGCTCGGTCGCGGCCAGGCCGGGGCGCTGCGCGGCCATGTGGTGCTCTGCGGGCTTGGCAAGATCGGTACGGCGACCATGGAGGGGCTGCTGCGGGCCGGCCGTGACGTCGTGGTGATCGAGCGAGAGGAACACAACCGGTTCCTGCCGGTTGCCCGTGAGCGTGGCGTCCCGGTGGTGATCGGCGACGCGACGGTGCGGACGACCCTGCTGCAGGCCGGGCTCGGTCGCGCGACCGCGATCGCGGCTCTGACCAGCGACGGCGTCGCCAACCTGGAGACTGCGCTGTCCGCCCGTGACGCCTACGAAGAGCTCGCCCAGGCCCGCTACGAGCGGGTGGCGGCCCGCCACGCGGCCAGCAAGGCGGGCGGCCGGTCCTACCAGCGGCATGCCCGCGGCGGGGCCGGCCCGGCGCCGGATGCCGCCCACGACGAGCCCGCACTGCGGGTGGTGCTGCGCGTCGCCGACTCGTCGATGACTTCCGAGGTCGAACGTCGCTTCGACATCCACACCGTGCGCAGCGCCGCGGCGCTCGCGTCGCCCTACTTCGTCGGGGCAGCGCTCGGTTACGACGTCATCAGCACCTTCTACCTCGAACGCACCCCGTTCCTGGTAGCTCGCATGGTCGTCCGGCGGGGTGCCGCCCTGGTCGGCCCGACCCTCGCGGAGCTGGCCACCGGAGCCCGCATCCTCGCCGTCACCGCCGCGTCCGTGGCGGAACCGGGCAAGACCGGCTCCAACGGGAAGACTCCCGGCCGGGCGGTGAATGGCACCGAACCAGGCCGCCCCAACCTGCGGCCCAGCCGCCACACGCGGCTGCGGGCGGGCGACGAACTGCTGGTCGTCGGCCCGGTGACCGAGGTCGTCGACATGATCCGTCGCAACCAGCGTCCCTCCGACGCCCTCGCATCGGAGTGGCTCGCGCCGGCAGCCGCCCGCGGGGTGGCTGAGCCGGAACGGCGCGACCGCTGA
- a CDS encoding sulfotransferase has translation MPVPAGSGPQRSSSGGAYPDARVIWTHRDPAPVFAALASLNNAAQRPLTSRADPRPTAEEWKGKARRAISAAMAFDAASPPGWCVHVRSDQLMADPVGAVTSLYEHFGLTVWDLHSGRMRAWLAQVPQDAHGRHRYTPTDFDWTYPQLTAEFAGYTSRYAVPTET, from the coding sequence ATGCCGGTGCCAGCGGGCTCGGGACCGCAGCGATCCAGCTCGGGCGGGGCCTATCCAGATGCGCGGGTGATCTGGACCCATCGTGACCCGGCGCCCGTGTTCGCCGCGCTGGCCAGCCTCAACAACGCCGCTCAGCGCCCGCTGACCAGCCGCGCTGACCCGCGTCCGACGGCCGAGGAATGGAAGGGCAAGGCTCGCCGGGCAATCAGCGCGGCGATGGCGTTCGACGCCGCCAGCCCGCCCGGCTGGTGTGTCCACGTCCGTTCCGACCAGCTCATGGCCGACCCGGTCGGCGCCGTCACCAGTCTCTACGAACATTTCGGCCTGACCGTCTGGGACCTGCATTCCGGCCGCATGCGCGCCTGGCTCGCCCAGGTCCCCCAGGACGCCCACGGCCGCCACCGGTACACGCCGACCGACTTCGACTGGACCTACCCGCAGCTCACCGCCGAGTTCGCCGGCTACACCAGTCGCTACGCCGTCCCGACCGAAACCTGA
- a CDS encoding winged helix-turn-helix transcriptional regulator, with translation MSRSTSRPAPENRSTGSSDLPLAVLLDLLGRRHSLMIFWTLRTAPRSFRALESLLDAPSAQLTQRTRELREAGLLEVDEAGDYRLTSNGRRLQGLLEPLSDWAEGWAGLSARQRLPRNSATRARDEP, from the coding sequence GTGAGTCGATCCACTTCGCGCCCGGCGCCGGAGAACCGGTCGACGGGCAGTTCCGATCTGCCCTTGGCCGTGCTGCTCGACCTGCTCGGCCGACGGCACAGTCTGATGATCTTCTGGACCCTGCGGACGGCGCCGCGGTCGTTCCGGGCGCTCGAATCGCTGCTCGACGCTCCGTCGGCGCAGCTCACCCAGCGGACCCGGGAGCTACGGGAGGCGGGGCTGCTCGAGGTTGACGAGGCCGGCGACTACCGGCTCACCTCGAACGGCCGCCGGCTGCAGGGCCTGCTCGAACCGCTGTCCGACTGGGCTGAGGGCTGGGCGGGCCTCAGCGCCCGCCAGCGCCTTCCCCGCAACTCCGCTACTCGAGCCCGCGACGAGCCCTGA
- a CDS encoding siderophore-interacting protein encodes MTTPSTRGTAGRRGHRPPPRQVEVVGVERLTPRLTAVHFGGTGLAGFPTPAPTAHIKVFLPDENGALALPQAGPDGLVMPPGKRPTMRTYTPRRYDPATNTLEVQFVLHGAGPASTWAQRAAVGDQVAVAGPGGRFSLDESVPHWWIGADESAIPAVATLLEALPDTATAEVHLEVAGAEDELALPAPAGATITWHHRRVADAWGADLAAAARSAAPPPGTHVWVACEAGAVRQLRTHFLTEREWPRTALTSRGYWRLGAADHPDHDYGED; translated from the coding sequence ATGACGACACCATCTACTCGGGGCACCGCCGGCCGCCGCGGCCATCGTCCGCCGCCGCGCCAGGTCGAGGTCGTCGGGGTCGAACGACTGACCCCGCGCCTGACCGCCGTCCACTTCGGTGGGACCGGACTCGCGGGCTTCCCCACGCCAGCGCCAACCGCCCACATCAAGGTCTTCCTTCCCGACGAGAACGGCGCACTCGCGCTGCCGCAGGCCGGTCCCGACGGTCTGGTCATGCCGCCCGGGAAGCGGCCGACGATGCGCACCTACACGCCACGTCGTTACGACCCGGCCACCAACACCCTTGAGGTCCAGTTCGTGCTGCATGGCGCGGGCCCGGCGTCGACCTGGGCGCAACGGGCGGCGGTCGGCGACCAGGTGGCCGTCGCCGGTCCCGGCGGCCGGTTCTCGCTCGACGAGAGCGTGCCGCACTGGTGGATCGGCGCGGACGAGAGCGCGATCCCGGCCGTGGCGACCCTGCTGGAGGCACTTCCCGACACCGCGACCGCCGAGGTCCATCTGGAGGTGGCCGGCGCCGAGGACGAGCTTGCGCTGCCCGCCCCGGCCGGTGCCACGATCACCTGGCACCATCGCCGCGTCGCCGACGCCTGGGGCGCCGATCTCGCCGCGGCGGCACGGTCCGCGGCACCGCCGCCGGGCACGCACGTCTGGGTCGCCTGCGAGGCAGGTGCCGTCCGCCAGCTGCGGACGCATTTCCTGACGGAGCGAGAGTGGCCCCGCACCGCCCTCACATCCAGGGGCTACTGGCGCCTCGGCGCGGCCGACCATCCGGACCACGACTACGGCGAGGACTAG